Below is a window of Humulus lupulus chromosome 2, drHumLupu1.1, whole genome shotgun sequence DNA.
TTTAGTTTCAAGTTTGATGCTTTTTCAAATAACATGAAGTGTGCTTCATTATTTATGCAGAAAGCACTTGCTGGACTGAGACGTATTGATCTAGAGGGTCTGAGATGGAGAGTGTTTGATGCTAAAGGCCAGGTTTGGATATACTGTTTTGTATCTAGCTTAAGTCTTAACATAGTATTTTATGTGCCATATATTTCTTTTTCCCTTGTAGCATTTCAAATTAGGTGAAATTTGAGTTTCCAGTTATAGGACACCAGGAGTAGAATGGTAGGATGAATTGCTAAGTCTAGAAGGAGGGTAGATTTAATCGATGGTGGAGCTCATTTATTGCTGCTGATTTGCCTGTGATATCttctttttgtcatttttttccgCCTGTAAAGGTTCTTGGAAGATTAGCATCTCAAATATCAACTGTGGTTCAAGGCAAGGATAAGCCAACATACGCACCAAATCGGGATGATGGGGATATGTGCATTGTGCTCAATGCCAAGGATGTCTGTGTAACAGGGAGAAAGCTCACTGATAAGTTTTACCGTTGGCATACTGGGCAAGTATTTCATTCATGTTCTTAAAACGTTTATTGCTTTTACTGTTGAAATTTGGGATACTGCATCCTGATATTGATATTAGTTTAGTTGGTATCCAATTTGTTAGTGCAGTGACTGTTTTAAATCTGCACCCCAGAAGTAGTTAGGAGATACACATACAATCTTTTTATTGTGATTGTGAATACATTATTATATTATGTAGGATGAGTAGGGAGAAATAGGATGAGCAAAGATAGGTTGTGAATTTATTCATGCATTTGTGTGATGTTTGTAAATAAGCTTATTGTTTGGTTTTTCTTGATGATTTACCATGTATGACTTGTAGGTATGTGGGACACCTCAAGGAAAGAAGTTTGAAAGACCAGATGGCCAAAGACCCAACAGAAGTCATTCGGAAAGCCGTGCTTCGCATGCTTCCTAGGAACAAATTACGCGATGTAAGTTTGGGGGATGACAAATCTATATTTCTTAAAACTTATTACATTTTTTCCCTTATAAATTCAATAAAGCCTTCGTATTTTTTTCCCCAATAACTGGTCTTGTTATCCTCCTGTTTATCATACATCATGAGCTTCTGTAATTGCAGGATAGAGATAGAAAGCTCAGAATTTTTACTGGAAGTGAGCATCCATTTGGCGATAGGCCCATTGAACCATATGTCATGCCTCCTCGGACAGTAAGGGAAATGCGTCCCCGTGCTAGACGAGCTTTGGTACGAGCTCAGAAAAAAGCTGAAATGCAAGAACAAAAAGCTAGTGATACAAGAAAAGGGAAAAAGGATAAAGCAGAAGTAAGCGCTTGAAGTGTCATTGAAGCATACTTTTCTTACTTATGATTATCCTTTTGTAATACCATAGATGAGTATGTGGATCGGTCCATTAGTTTGATTATCCGTTTGGATTCTGGAAAGCGTAGTATTAGTATGTTTTACTGAAATTTTGTCTAGAACTTCCATCTTAAGATGTCAAAATTTGTTTTAGCAAAGCTAAATGGGCAGCTGTTTTGTTTTGCGTCTTAAAATTCATGAGCTCTCTTTTGTTGTGGGCATGTTATTCTATAGTTTTTCAGTTGAACAGAAGTTGGCATGAAAAACTCAACTTGGTTTGTATGCTTATTTGTTTACAATAACACGAAATTCATTTCAGCTGAGTTTCTGGTGAGactttttcattcattttttgtCATCGTTTGTGAATATTAACAGAATTTGAAGAACTGAATTCGTAACTTTTAATATGGTACATGAAAGTTTAATTTATAACAGTAACGAAAAATTGAAGCGAGCATTTAGACTCAAATTCACACATAAGAACCAAGCATCTCATCTAGAGAGTACAGAAACACAAACAAAAAACCAGCAGCCAAAGCGCAAAGAGAGGCAAAGAAAAGTGGCCAACTATTGAAAAAACAAACTTAATTAGCAAACTAAAAGAATTACTAAGAACCTAATCACTTGAAGAtccatcatcatcttcttcatgtTGTGTAACAACTTTCTCTATGAACCTCTGGCGAACTTCCTCAAGAACAGCTTCTCTCGATTGATCGCTTCCACTTTGGCCATCATTGAGTACTGGGTCCGATTGGCAGAGAACTAATGCAACCCCTGATAATTCAAACATTGTACAAAAGCAGCTAATCAACAGAAGAAAAGGCCAGAAAATACTGATTGTGTCATCGAAAATGGTTTAAGAAAAGTGAACCATGTTTAGCTTTCAAGTACCTTCAGGTGTGCATCTCCTGCCGAACCGTTGAAGGCCTACATAATTTGCTTTGACAGCACTATTGTTGTAGACTAGAAGAGTGGGAAGATTAATATCTGGGTAATTGGGAATACAATCTGTGGATATTATCTTGCAAAATTTAGTTGCTGGGTATTTTGTTGCCAATTCTTCCAAACATTGCATCAGCACCCCACATTCTGGGATCCTATAATACAAATTTGCAGCATTATAAACAGAAGCAACTTCACTAACATTTGTCATGAAAGAAATTGAAATTCATCTAATCTAACAAGAATAAATACCCTTCTTTGTAGAGAATCACAACAACCCAAACATCAGATGGAGCTTGAGAGACCTCTCTCACAAAATCTGATCCTGAAATTGGAATGATTGATCCAAATTTTGCAACTTTGGCTGCTTCTCTCAGCTCTGCTAGTCTCTTCTTCCTATTAAAGTGAGATATgtgacttaagttaaataaatcACAAAAACCATGCACATAATCAACTACCTCACTTTCCATAAGTTATCTTTAAATCTCAAAACATCTTTTCAAATTTCAATCCTCAAATCACCATAAAGTTACCAGAACCTCAAAACAAAATCTCAACTTTTCTAGAAATAAGATATAATAAAGTCGTTCACCAATACAAGACTCAGAGAAAGATCTCAACGTGTTAGCTCATTTGTACTACAGCTAAATTCAAAAGATATGATGCAGTAGAGAATTCAATAAACAAAGCACTGAAGTTAAGCAAAAAACCATTTTCAGATAGCCAAATCCGAGAAACTTC
It encodes the following:
- the LOC133817115 gene encoding uncharacterized protein LOC133817115; this translates as MANQAATAFNGNLKKALAGLRRIDLEGLRWRVFDAKGQVLGRLASQISTVVQGKDKPTYAPNRDDGDMCIVLNAKDVCVTGRKLTDKFYRWHTGYVGHLKERSLKDQMAKDPTEVIRKAVLRMLPRNKLRDDRDRKLRIFTGSEHPFGDRPIEPYVMPPRTVREMRPRARRALVRAQKKAEMQEQKASDTRKGKKDKAEVSA
- the LOC133817114 gene encoding uncharacterized protein LOC133817114: MGDYHFVYKDVEGASTQWDDIQRKLGNLPEKPPAFKPPAFAPAPDEASIPKDKSWIDRKTEDELEDLDDDRDLDDDRFLEDYRKKRLAELREAAKVAKFGSIIPISGSDFVREVSQAPSDVWVVVILYKEGIPECGVLMQCLEELATKYPATKFCKIISTDCIPNYPDINLPTLLVYNNSAVKANYVGLQRFGRRCTPEGVALVLCQSDPVLNDGQSGSDQSREAVLEEVRQRFIEKVVTQHEEDDDGSSSD